The DNA region GCTTGGCAGCCTTGGCGGCCTCTGCGGCTTTGGCAGCCTTGGCGGCCTCCGCAGCTTTGGCAGCCTTGGCGGCCTCCGCAGCTTTGGCAGCCTTGGCCGCCTCGGCGGCTTTGGCGGCCTCGGTGGCCTTGGCAGCAGCTTTCTTCTTGATCTTTTTCTCCCTCCTCCTGATGTACAGAAACAGGAATGCGCCTGCAATGACGACGACTACAACTATTGCAGCGATAACCCATTTCGGAACTGATGATGAGGACGAGGACGGGGATGATTGGTATGGATTGGCCCAGGTCGGAGGAGGGAAATAGTATGGGAATTGCGGATTCATGTCATTCGCATTTCCAGTGCTCGCCATTAGGAATGTATTGGGCTGAATCACAAACAAAAACAAGATAACTTAGCCATAAGTAATTAGCTCCCTTCATCTTTGCCTACCAGACAGTCACAGCCATCAGCAAAACGATTGATGCCAAACTCAGAAAACACCAAACTCTCCCCCTCTCACTCTTTTTCCAGTAGTACTGTGAATCTGGAGCACCTACTTTGTTTTCCTAGAAAACACGCAGAAACTCTGTTGCAAACAAGATGCCAAATGGAGATAAGATAGcaaataagtaaaatttagCGAACACCGGATTTACGTGGACAACCCTGGACGGATGAATTACAGTaacacatatttttctttgttctcGATATATCTAAagactcaaaaaaaaaaagttgcagAAAGTAGCACTTACAGAGGAACTAATCAGCAGTCATGAACATGCATGCCTTCAGTGAGCAATCCTCACCAATGTTTATATAACCTGATGGAGCTTTCTTTTGGTCAACTCGTCAACAAtattaaaatggaaaattaattttaaaggaAGTTTCCTTAATTTGAGGTCTTAACTAAGAAAACTCATGTCCTGTCGGCCGGGCAGGATAATGATTGAAGATGACTGGACAAACATGAGTACAGCTGCATGCTGAAACTTTGTATATGAAGGTGCATGGGAGCAATCTTTTTTAGATATATTCGGTTGATTCCGGTTGGAAGATTTAGCCAAAGAAGTTGTTCCAATGAACTTTCAATATGGTATTTCCGGTTGGATGGTTCGATTCTTTCTAGTACTTAACCTCCAAGGTCGATCAGGCCTCATCAAATGGGAATAAACTATTTGTTTATGATGGTTGGGTGGTCCAGTTCTTAATTCACTCGACCAACGTCatctttatttaattacatGTTTGTTGAAAGAATATTCGTTGCTCTTTGATCTtttgttattaaaaaataagctGAAATATAATATCTCAAATTCAGGCTAAGAGGCGTGATATCGCTTCTTGAAGAGAGTCGATGCCTCCCATAATGTGCAAGGGAGCTGTGCAATACTATCCCCAGGATTCAACTTAGCTCGGACTTGAATCCGTTCCCTAACGGTCTTGCACTAACCGATAGGAACCAAGTATACCGTACCCGTGTGTATGGATGCTCacacttcttttttctttctcttcaaAAAGTTATAAATTCTTTTCTTCATAATGCCATTTACGAATgcttctatttatatatatagaggagGGATTTAGCCTTCAGCAATGTGAATAATATACTAATGATTAAATCATAAATTTAACCAATCAGTATATCTATCTaatgattaaattaatattaactattaattattacttttaaattatcCAACGTCTTTTAAGTTTGATTGATTTTGAGTCTTTTCGCGGGTCGCAATTTCCAAGCCCGCTATTtaacattattatttaatttatgataTAAGCAACTGATTGATAATTCAGTGCCAACCTCTAGCTACTACATATAATAACATTTAACATCCCTGGAAGTTCTAATAGATGTATTTATTATTGGAGTCTTCTACTGTCAGTAAGTAATTAAAATGACGGACAACGTGCACTTTTCactatgaaaattttcaatagaaaAATGTGATAAACAGTACGAAGACGGGTCACAATATCCTCTTTCCTCTTTACTGCCAGCACAGAAAATAACTCCAGCAATCTTCACCGGCGCGTCTGCCTTCATGCGGGCGCGTTCGACACCATTGCCACCGAGATCGGACAACTGGAGcaatcctctctctcttgatAATTTTCGTTCTCGGTGGTTTTCTCCCTCTTTACCTCTCTCCGCCCTCCTTCCTCAAATACAATGATGGTGTTTTAGGGATTTTTGGGTGTTGTGATCTTCACGCCTCAGTTGCATTCACGGTGTCTGGCTCCTTTCTCCGACAACCTTGAGATGTGGTTGCAGATCTAGTGGACTCACCAGCCATCCAAAGACTCCATTCCTGAGCTGTCCGTGGCCTTCATGCTATCTACTCTTCGAAGGGGCTCCCGACGGGCTCCTTAACATCGGCCTGCTCCTCTACAGTGCGCTCCTCTGCGACAAGCTCCTCATTTATCTAAGGCAGAGGCAGTGTTTGATGGTGAATCGGTGATCGTAGCAGGCCTCCTTCCTCTCATCTCTGTTTTCGGCGTCGGTGTGTGTGTGGTGGCGACCTCCCGCTCCCTACTGGTGTTGCACCTTCTCCCCCTCCGATTAGATCTACGGCGGAGAGTGGAGTCAGCAACCTACATTACCTCTGATCGGTTTGATCTGATCCAGCCTTGGAGCTGACCAACCTGACTCCATAAAATTTTGGCCCGACCCGATCATCCACCACTTAGTGACATCACCCTCCCCAATGCCACAGCTTGTTTGATTGACCCTTCCCTCCCCTTCGATAGCGACTTCCCATCTATGGCTTATCCGCCTCTGTGATAGTATCCTCGCCCACCTCGACAAGCACTCGCACTGCCAGTCTGTTAGTCCTACTTCTCGACTTCAAAACCGACTTTGTAGGTTGCCACTTTATGTTGGCCTTTGCAAGGTTCAGCTCCCCCGTTGATTGATGGTTTGAACCGATGGGGGCTTGGGCTTCCTTGACTTGATCGCTTAGGGATTGGGCTGTTGTAATCACTGGTCTAAACCGATCAAGGGGCCTTAGGCTTCCTTGGTTTGATTACTTGGGGATTTGATAGAGTGATTACGTCTATTGGTTGCAATTATTTGTGGGAATTACGCTCGGATACCGGCTCGAGACACCTTGACTACCCCACTTCATTGTGGAGTGGAATTTCATCGTGGATTTAGGATATTCTCCTTCCTGATTACTATCTGGGTCCATGATGAAATTTTCGTTAGCAAGTTTTGATCGATGCTCACGGTTTCAAGATAGCAAATGCAATTGTATTCGATCTTATCTGATGTTTTTCAGATTTTCCTTTGTAGTTTGTCTCAATGGATAAACCGTTTGTTCCGCTCTTGTAATCTCCAATTGGGCATTTTACCCAGTACCTATTTTTGTTGTGAATTAATAAAGAATCTACTTAACTacttgagaaaaaaaaaagtacaaagaCCGGGAGTTTTCACTACGAAATTTTATACTGATAGAAAAGTGTCATAATTCTACAATAAACGTAATTCATCCGTCAATGAAGCCTTTTATTTTGTGAGAGTAAAATGTAACATCGATATTGCTGGGGAAGTGTGCTGATTTGAGGAATTTAGATAGAGAAGACAGAAGAGAAAACATCGGAATATACATTAAGCCCTCTAAATTGAGGAAAACGTCTATGGGCAAAGTATGAAGATTCCACTAGATCGATAAAGCATGATATTACAACTTCGAGAACACACTTGTATTTTCCAACCTCTATCACAAAACTCAATCCAAATTGAGCCTCGCAATCATCTCAATTCTTATGAGAAGTCATGTATTCTCTCGAGTTTACTCTTTTGGAGTCTCTAGGTTTCATAAAGTGAGAGCGTGATGCAAATTGAGAGGATTATGAGATTCATCTCAAGTTGGGTCTTGTAACAAGGGTTAGGAAACATGAATGTGATCTGAAAATTGTAATCTCCAGTTTAATTGTTCTAGTGGAATCTCCCTATTTTATCCGTAAATATTTCCCTCAGTTTATGGGATTTTACCACATATATCTTGAtattctttcttctctcttgtTGGTCTAAATTCCTCGATATCGATACGCTTTctcaaacaaatatttcatatacatataggtatatatatatatatatatttcagtgTGAATCATGGTATCAGGAAGTATAATGAGCTGTGCTTAATCTAATCAAGTCGGGTCAGCCCACTAAgaagtaaaactctcataatatgaatttacaccaattttatatgccatacatatatatatatatatatatatatatcatatcatattaaTTGCAGTACcaaaaggagggaaaaaagaaaaaagtaccacaactattttatatttattccgaaaaacagtaaaaaaaaattgaaatgagaAATGGAATTAAAAGAGAACCAGCAACCATCCCTCTAAGAGCATTTCCCATTTCCTACTAATGTTTCTGTGGATACTGAATATGTATCCCAACATCGTACTTGTAAACGCACTTCGGACACTTGTAGGACAATTGGTACAGCCCCGCTCTCCGCCCGCAAGACGCACAATTCCCGGGTCCCCCCGGCGCTGCCATGTGCGGATGAAGGTACGGGTGTAACATCAACTCATTAGCTGAAGCCACAGGCTCCTTCTTCGCCGGCGGTGGAGGAGCAGTGGATTTCTTGGGCTCTTCGGATGGTTTTGTTGATGATCCGGATGCTACGGGAGGAGGTTCCTTGGCCTTCTCATCCTTGTGGCCAGCCCGCTTCTTGAGGAAAATGTAAACCAGTGCCAAGAAAATCAGAGCGGCGGCAACTGATCCGACGATGACCCAAGTTGGGACATTGTTGGACGGTGAAGATGGGTCAGCCGGCTGCTGGGGGATCCACCATATCGGCGGGGAGTAATAACAAGGGAACTGGAGGTTCGTCTGAGGACACGGATCCATGGTAAAGATTTCGAAGTGAGACTGAGGTGGCTTCCGTTTTGGGTACTAGTTGCAAATCAAGGAATCAATATTGAGACCGTCAGTTCAGTGTCTTAAACGGATCCATCgttcattttattttacgTAATAGATCGGGGCGGCTAAATTAGTTGGGTCAACTCGTCAACTTAATTAAAGTTTGAGCTTATTTTATGTCATGTTGGTTTATGCTTGGCTGTAACTAAGACCCCAAGGGAACCTACCACTTGCTTTTATTCtcgttttaatttgtttttatttattttatattctaCTTATTCGTTAGGTAGAACCGTAGAGGATAGAGCCACctagcatatatatgtatataaatgaattaatatatatgcaaattcaTAAATACTATGAATGTTATAGAGAGATTAAAACACGAACAAAAatgaacttttattttattatactagacTCAGGGCTTTCTGGTAACCAACAAAAAGAGACGGACAAAATTTTGTAAAAGCATTGAATATTggaacttttttattttttattaaaggaCCAATCTGGTGGATCaaatcatataaattttttgttcaCCCTAATCCTTTTAATAAGCTCGATGAATGGATGCATCTATTTCAGAATTTTGGGCCTCGGGCTCTCTGTACTTCATCTTCAAATTTCGGGTTGAGAGATAGTCCAACTTCAGGCCGTGGGCTCCTTCGGCCCAACAGTCCAATGTAAACTATAGGACAAAGCTAGTATGTATCTGCCATTGGTTCCGGATCTCCTTGTATCATTTGTCATGACGGTTGGAATTACTCTTGACCATCATATCGTTGCCATGACTGTGGGAATTACTCTAACTGTGATATCAAGGCTAACCCacataatttatcaaaaaaaaggCTAACCCACATAAGCTAGCTAGTGTCCATTCGATAAGCAAATATCTATACGAGCCACCAGTTGTGTAAGATAGGACATTTTCTCCCCCAATTACACAATTTTAGGATATGCCCTGATTCCAGGAATTAGAGCATCGAAGTCAAGCCATGGACTTAAGATCATCTGACATTCGGGTTATATCACCAGCAATCATACCTTCAGTGCCTGTCCAGAGGTTGAAGTCAAGTTTGAGTGAAAAATAGCCGATGCTATGATATTTCATTCTGATCAAGTTTGAGAATATTAGAAAAACGGAACAGATTAAAGATTATCTTCTTGGAACATAAATTCATCGCATACGTCAACCAACTGCATGTTCAACAACCTATCCTCCTTTTGGTCATATTcctaggatatatatatatatatatataaacagaaCTTGAAATACGACAAagagttaaaataataaaagaattatgCTTATGTGGAAGCATATGCATGGATCATGACCAAAGTTGGGCAACCACCATCACCCACtgattatatatcatatatttgaTCGAGCATGCATAAATTTCTTGCTTCATGAAGCATAAAATACACGAACTTCCATGGCACTTGATGCCAAAAAATTTGcttcatcttcctcatctA from Punica granatum isolate Tunisia-2019 chromosome 3, ASM765513v2, whole genome shotgun sequence includes:
- the LOC116199108 gene encoding protein single-minded-like — encoded protein: MASTGNANDMNPQFPYYFPPPTWANPYQSSPSSSSSSVPKWVIAAIVVVVVIAGAFLFLYIRRREKKIKKKAAAKATEAAKAAEAAKAAKAAEAAKAAKAAEAAKAAKAAEAAKAAKPTNTPIFFPTSCQSCGHNGGLCTLTYLCPSCKYKAEISWSYPVKK